Proteins encoded in a region of the Acidobacteriota bacterium genome:
- a CDS encoding right-handed parallel beta-helix repeat-containing protein gives MAAPHPGLKTPAPRQDPDEEYEQLPVFTVTSANDRGAGTLREAFAKIQEDGVSRRIVFHLEPSDPNYDPQTGVWRVKAKIPFVLTKDMIFIDGLSQTEYGGDTNSSGPEVVIDGSDVKPQIVDVGETSVYVTSLFLVFGGSKNWIRGLDIVIPRNLDFFSGAISAIILSKSSPTAPPITKNRITDCFIGINPDGETIPVGTWNGIIVEAGVQETLIENNVIVSPGIDISITGQGEEELESLRTVKTTIRNNRIGTNSSGTKRLTPFVRGPVNSALPPPTIYIKDRASENLIERNIISGTRSGGVGPINQFVNTTSLFNTIRENRIGIGPNGENIAPSRGEDRGAYAIGIFAIPGDFVSKNVIGFFPFVGIYVRNHKGLDATQQTRILENQIINIPVGMQVAQVDNVQISKNTFTRCSRGGIAVCAKVFTAADVFDIPPINPFGLVTTRVNITQNNFVRVQGPGIGFMVSPVDLFIGNYSPNLLTGPALGPNSYQPSPHIESATLRTDGSIEVKGRVTVAADGTIEVFASGRDELPDAPPLDGKAYGVGTFLQSIPIKRTDRGMFTMIIPASRAANVYALTATFTANLETSEFSRTINIAGAPPRPDTEEPVVEVSSPTQEQTIQSRRNATIEVEWFSTDNKTIASHTIKLSGIRNEVPFNQTVATGLPGNISTFSIEVVRDDVFNNGLVTVEAIDPSGNIGRGESGIFSVVLPPPPETEKPEVSILAPTGGTEYESKLGAEALIVWVSTDNVDVVEHQVTLNRDGRLESLASGLPGAAQSFIWNIPLNTSIAKATVTIQAEDEAGNVGEATSGEFSVVPPKVVDTEKPVVSQITLSKKKVVRSKDASIEINWTSRDNVGVARHDISYSTDGQDFSTVVVSGLAGTVQKFTWTIPSSVAKTKTGSVLIEARDAGGNVGFSFTPPTLVIK, from the coding sequence TTGGCAGCCCCTCACCCTGGGCTGAAAACCCCGGCGCCACGCCAGGATCCAGATGAAGAATATGAGCAGCTCCCAGTATTTACGGTCACCAGTGCCAATGATCGTGGTGCTGGAACACTCCGTGAAGCCTTTGCCAAAATCCAGGAAGATGGAGTGAGCCGCCGCATCGTGTTTCATCTGGAACCATCTGATCCAAACTATGACCCTCAAACTGGTGTTTGGCGGGTCAAAGCCAAAATCCCCTTTGTGTTGACCAAAGACATGATTTTTATTGATGGGCTTTCACAAACGGAATATGGGGGTGATACCAATTCAAGTGGACCTGAGGTGGTGATTGATGGCTCGGACGTAAAACCCCAAATTGTGGATGTGGGTGAAACCAGTGTGTATGTGACGTCGCTGTTTTTGGTTTTTGGTGGGAGTAAAAATTGGATTCGCGGGCTTGATATTGTCATTCCACGAAATCTGGATTTCTTCAGTGGAGCAATCAGCGCCATCATTCTCTCGAAATCTTCCCCAACCGCGCCACCGATTACCAAAAATCGGATTACCGACTGCTTTATTGGGATCAATCCAGATGGAGAGACCATTCCAGTGGGCACCTGGAACGGCATTATTGTGGAGGCTGGCGTTCAAGAAACCCTGATTGAAAACAATGTGATTGTCAGTCCAGGAATTGATATTTCAATCACTGGTCAAGGGGAAGAAGAGCTTGAATCCTTGCGAACCGTCAAGACCACAATTCGAAATAATCGAATTGGCACGAATTCAAGCGGCACCAAGCGACTAACTCCGTTTGTTCGCGGACCGGTGAATTCGGCGCTTCCCCCGCCAACCATATATATAAAGGATCGGGCCAGTGAAAATTTGATTGAGCGCAATATTATTTCCGGGACCCGGTCAGGAGGTGTTGGACCCATCAATCAGTTTGTGAACACCACCTCGCTTTTTAATACCATTCGGGAAAATCGAATTGGGATTGGACCAAACGGCGAAAATATTGCCCCCAGTCGTGGCGAGGACCGTGGTGCCTATGCGATTGGAATCTTTGCCATTCCGGGCGATTTTGTTTCCAAGAACGTCATCGGCTTTTTCCCATTTGTCGGAATCTATGTCCGCAACCATAAGGGACTCGATGCCACCCAGCAGACTCGCATTCTGGAAAACCAGATCATCAACATCCCGGTTGGTATGCAGGTGGCGCAAGTTGACAACGTTCAAATATCAAAAAACACCTTTACCCGTTGTAGTCGAGGCGGTATCGCGGTTTGTGCCAAGGTTTTTACGGCGGCTGATGTCTTTGACATTCCGCCGATTAATCCGTTTGGGCTCGTGACCACCCGAGTCAATATCACCCAGAACAACTTCGTTCGGGTCCAGGGGCCGGGTATCGGGTTTATGGTTTCACCGGTTGATTTGTTTATTGGGAATTATTCGCCCAACTTGTTGACTGGACCAGCACTGGGGCCGAATTCCTACCAACCCTCTCCCCATATTGAATCAGCGACTTTGCGCACCGATGGGTCAATCGAAGTCAAAGGCCGGGTGACGGTTGCCGCGGATGGGACAATTGAGGTTTTTGCTTCAGGGCGGGATGAACTTCCTGACGCACCGCCCCTGGATGGCAAAGCATACGGAGTTGGAACGTTCCTCCAATCCATTCCCATCAAGCGAACTGATCGTGGCATGTTCACCATGATCATTCCTGCATCACGGGCTGCCAACGTCTATGCCTTGACGGCCACATTTACCGCGAATCTGGAAACGTCTGAATTTTCGCGCACCATCAACATTGCCGGTGCCCCTCCGCGACCAGATACTGAAGAACCAGTGGTTGAGGTGAGTTCACCCACACAGGAACAGACGATTCAATCCAGGCGCAATGCCACCATTGAGGTTGAGTGGTTTTCAACCGACAACAAAACAATTGCCAGCCACACCATCAAACTCTCTGGAATCCGCAACGAAGTTCCCTTTAATCAAACAGTGGCCACCGGCTTGCCTGGAAACATTTCCACCTTTTCAATTGAAGTCGTTCGGGATGACGTGTTTAACAATGGGCTGGTCACGGTGGAGGCGATTGACCCGTCGGGGAACATCGGGCGTGGTGAATCGGGGATCTTTTCAGTTGTGTTGCCACCTCCACCCGAAACCGAAAAACCGGAGGTCAGCATTTTGGCACCGACTGGAGGCACTGAATATGAATCAAAACTCGGCGCCGAAGCTTTGATTGTTTGGGTCTCAACCGACAATGTGGATGTGGTCGAGCATCAAGTGACTTTAAATCGAGATGGCCGACTGGAATCCCTGGCCTCAGGATTACCTGGTGCGGCACAAAGTTTTATCTGGAATATCCCGCTCAATACTTCAATTGCCAAAGCCACTGTGACCATTCAGGCTGAAGATGAAGCTGGAAATGTGGGCGAAGCCACCTCGGGAGAATTTTCGGTGGTGCCGCCAAAAGTGGTTGATACTGAAAAACCAGTTGTTTCGCAAATCACCCTTTCCAAGAAAAAAGTGGTTCGCTCAAAGGATGCAAGTATCGAAATCAACTGGACTTCACGGGACAACGT
- a CDS encoding tyrosine-type recombinase/integrase, whose translation MAKQKPNPTLSIPGEFDQITDLTVSTPAGKESALIPVNDSKSLMPLVLERLRDFVNKSNSEATRRAYRVTMEQFQIFLRNRGKNIVQATPGDVLAFRDGLIQGPKPLKPASVTLRLAALRSFYKYLHLAGLVPINPADTRLVTPPPPPEMATTNALSPKEVRMLLGSPDRKEVTGARDYVVLLLLARLALRAAEVCSLRNQDVMRVSARDIRGRSINWVIRVRVKGGRERKLPLPDDVKSAIEEYLKLDDEMRRLTKGLNPDAALIQRTGMGRTLGGKALTTRALWNIVNKYAEYVGLDQVHPHSFRHTAITRALDMGLSYRDVQMMTGHKTLLTVQRYDAHREDMSRNAINELNYEDE comes from the coding sequence ATGGCAAAACAAAAACCCAACCCAACCCTCTCGATCCCAGGGGAATTTGACCAGATAACGGACCTGACGGTGTCAACCCCGGCGGGAAAGGAATCGGCACTCATCCCGGTGAATGATTCGAAATCATTGATGCCGCTGGTCTTAGAGCGCCTGCGCGACTTTGTGAACAAATCGAATTCTGAAGCGACCCGCCGAGCCTACCGGGTCACTATGGAACAATTCCAGATTTTCCTTCGCAACCGGGGCAAAAATATTGTTCAGGCCACACCCGGTGATGTACTGGCCTTTCGAGATGGGCTGATCCAGGGTCCCAAACCCTTGAAACCGGCTTCGGTCACCTTGAGGCTGGCGGCATTGCGGAGCTTTTATAAGTATCTCCACCTGGCGGGTTTGGTGCCGATCAATCCGGCTGATACCCGGCTGGTAACGCCGCCACCGCCGCCCGAGATGGCCACCACCAATGCTTTGTCCCCCAAAGAAGTCCGCATGTTGCTCGGTAGCCCCGACCGCAAGGAGGTAACCGGTGCCCGTGATTATGTGGTGTTACTCCTGCTGGCGAGGCTGGCGTTGCGGGCCGCTGAGGTGTGCAGCCTTCGGAACCAGGATGTGATGCGGGTCTCTGCCCGTGATATTCGAGGGCGCTCAATCAACTGGGTTATCCGCGTCCGGGTAAAAGGAGGGCGAGAACGAAAACTCCCACTTCCAGATGATGTGAAATCTGCGATTGAAGAGTATTTAAAGCTGGACGATGAAATGCGACGATTGACCAAGGGGCTCAATCCGGACGCCGCGTTGATCCAGCGGACCGGGATGGGACGAACACTTGGAGGAAAGGCGCTGACCACTCGCGCACTTTGGAATATTGTCAATAAGTATGCCGAATATGTGGGGCTCGATCAGGTTCATCCACATTCATTTCGCCATACAGCCATCACCCGGGCACTGGATATGGGATTGAGTTACCGTGATGTTCAGATGATGACTGGACATAAGACCCTGCTCACGGTTCAACGCTATGATGCCCACCGGGAAGATATGTCGCGAAATGCCATCAATGAATTGAATTATGAGGATGAATAA
- a CDS encoding FdhF/YdeP family oxidoreductase, which yields MKVRSGGGWAAIGYTLEKSFRAFGGPRQFWQRMLSRNSCKTCAVGMGGQAGGMRNESGHFPEFCKKSVQAMAHDMQPPIDVNFFLSHPVDELARYSPRQLENLGRLAYPVIRETGKKNYKRIEWNEALDRIAAAMKATTPDRTFFYSSGRSSNEAAFLLQWLARVYGTNNVNNCSFYCHQASGVGLVDAVGSGTATVTLEDVEQCDFVMLLGANPASNHPRLITQLSDMRKRGGKVVVVNPLLETGLVRFNIPSQPFSLLFGSKISDLYVMPRIGGDIAFLKAVLKIVIAEKATDDTFIQKYTTGFQAVREELDRESLEGLAANAGVSLDQIKQVAKLYMASKNAIFMWAMGITHHEHGVDNVLAISNLALARGMIARPNAGLMPIRGHSNVQGIGSVGFAPQLKAGFLKKMEELYGLPMPQGPGMDSMQSLQASYHGKVDFALLMGGNFYAANPDLTFAREALSRIKLAVHVSTKLNQGHVCVSPQVPGGAVIILPTCVRDEELQPTTQESMFSFVRLSEGGMPQPSRELKSEVEIVTSIGARLLPKDGPINFETLKNHDHIRTLIGKVVPGYAKVSDIRTTKAEFHVEGRVRHEPVFPTSDGKAHFTTFPTPGAELPAGWLRLMTIRSEGQFNTVVYEEHDRYRNQPTRDVILLNPQDMRDLGIQEGDRVTIRSEIGEMADIRAVAFEISRGSAAMYYPESNVLVKTQVDSKSGTPAYKNTLVTVTKA from the coding sequence GTGAAAGTTCGGTCAGGTGGTGGATGGGCCGCAATCGGCTATACCCTGGAAAAGTCGTTTCGTGCGTTTGGTGGACCTCGCCAGTTCTGGCAACGCATGCTTTCACGCAATAGCTGCAAAACCTGCGCGGTCGGAATGGGCGGCCAGGCGGGTGGCATGCGCAATGAATCGGGACATTTTCCAGAATTTTGCAAAAAGTCGGTTCAGGCCATGGCTCACGATATGCAGCCACCGATTGATGTGAATTTCTTTCTGTCACATCCGGTTGACGAACTCGCCAGGTACAGCCCACGGCAACTTGAAAATTTGGGTCGGCTGGCGTACCCGGTGATTCGGGAAACCGGGAAAAAAAATTACAAGCGGATTGAATGGAATGAAGCTCTGGACCGGATTGCCGCCGCCATGAAGGCCACCACCCCGGATCGGACTTTTTTCTATTCCTCTGGACGGAGCAGCAATGAAGCCGCTTTCCTATTGCAATGGCTGGCAAGGGTTTACGGCACCAACAACGTCAATAATTGTTCTTTTTATTGTCATCAGGCGAGTGGCGTCGGTTTGGTGGACGCGGTTGGTTCGGGAACGGCAACCGTGACGCTTGAAGACGTGGAACAGTGCGATTTCGTGATGTTGCTCGGGGCCAACCCAGCCAGCAACCATCCGCGACTGATCACCCAGTTGTCAGATATGCGAAAGCGGGGTGGAAAAGTGGTGGTGGTCAACCCGCTCCTCGAAACCGGACTGGTCCGGTTTAACATTCCTTCCCAGCCGTTTTCTTTGCTGTTTGGGTCAAAAATCAGCGATCTGTACGTGATGCCGCGCATTGGCGGCGATATTGCTTTTTTAAAGGCTGTTTTAAAGATCGTCATTGCCGAAAAAGCTACTGATGACACTTTTATTCAAAAATACACCACCGGGTTTCAAGCCGTTCGCGAAGAACTTGACCGTGAATCGCTCGAAGGACTGGCCGCCAACGCCGGTGTCAGCCTGGATCAAATCAAGCAGGTCGCCAAACTGTACATGGCTTCGAAAAACGCCATTTTTATGTGGGCCATGGGGATTACCCATCATGAACATGGGGTGGACAATGTGCTGGCCATTTCAAATCTGGCGCTGGCTCGTGGAATGATTGCACGTCCCAACGCCGGATTGATGCCGATTCGGGGACATTCAAATGTCCAGGGGATTGGCTCGGTCGGGTTTGCTCCGCAGTTAAAGGCTGGGTTTTTGAAAAAGATGGAAGAGCTGTATGGACTTCCCATGCCTCAAGGGCCAGGGATGGATTCGATGCAGTCGCTGCAGGCTTCATACCATGGCAAGGTTGATTTTGCCTTGTTGATGGGTGGAAATTTTTATGCGGCAAACCCCGATCTGACTTTTGCCCGTGAAGCGCTAAGTCGTATTAAGCTGGCGGTTCACGTCAGCACCAAGCTCAACCAGGGGCATGTCTGTGTGTCACCTCAAGTTCCAGGCGGAGCGGTGATCATTTTGCCCACCTGTGTCCGCGATGAAGAATTACAACCCACCACTCAGGAAAGCATGTTCAGCTTTGTGCGGCTTTCGGAGGGTGGCATGCCCCAACCTTCACGAGAATTGAAATCGGAAGTTGAGATTGTGACCTCAATTGGGGCCAGGCTTCTTCCAAAAGATGGCCCAATTAATTTTGAAACGTTGAAAAATCACGATCATATTCGGACTCTGATTGGCAAAGTGGTCCCTGGGTATGCAAAAGTGAGCGACATTAGGACAACAAAGGCTGAATTTCACGTTGAGGGCCGGGTGCGCCACGAACCAGTGTTTCCGACCTCGGATGGCAAAGCCCATTTTACGACCTTCCCAACCCCAGGTGCTGAATTACCTGCCGGGTGGCTTCGCTTGATGACTATTCGGTCTGAGGGCCAGTTCAACACGGTGGTGTATGAAGAACATGATCGCTATCGAAACCAGCCAACCCGCGATGTGATTTTGCTCAACCCACAAGACATGCGCGATTTGGGAATCCAGGAAGGGGATCGGGTGACAATTCGGTCTGAAATTGGAGAAATGGCTGACATTCGAGCGGTTGCCTTTGAGATCAGCCGAGGATCCGCCGCCATGTATTACCCCGAATCCAATGTGTTGGTGAAAACTCAGGTGGACTCAAAAAGCGGAACGCCAGCCTACAAAAACACGCTGGTCACTGTGACCAAAGCCTAG
- a CDS encoding protein kinase: MESSTLPTQHQLNQSSTGIRTTDLIGQMLGDKYRIHRLLGQGGAGAVYHATQLDLDRPVAIKVLRPDVVCDVVAIERFRREARAAAKLHHPNVVAVYDFGMLPEICAFIAMEYLIGRTLREEIRRFPTGLPVEKAIGIFDQICFGVQAAHDLSIIHRDLKPQNIFLEEFTNGQVLAKVLDFGIAKMLESSNEEQLIDLTGSMLLGTPHYCSPEQCLGEPLDHRSDLYSLGIMLFQMLTGHLPFDGNSSGAILIQHVNGHPKTLREFRPSLPLALERVVLRALEKNRSDRPASARDFAIMVKSALQDESRFLTTSINLKAETTEKTETVPLPVRIPEVDPPTLVQSTIVCQSDATPISSGELREKLNLSSPSNPRLNSTFPIDIGFAKRRLAVLPLRNLARMADIEFLSFSLADAVISQLAYVKSLIVRPSSAIERFRDQVEVEQVARALDVDTVLTGNFLKAGDTFRVSVQLVDIPLNEIIWREQFDLPFGDILVLQDRIAEKIVEGLKLTISSAELELIHRDVARNAVAYELFLKAKNYSHDMHQNQTALDLLKSSLEADPNYAPAWAELAMRHLHIALKGLGGISHVVEARKAANRALEINPDLPEALSALMGVSAEMGDVSEAVRICYRLLEIAPNNELTYLGLGHAYEYSGLLDQALRAYTRSMQINPKLSAPYTQIAAVLSQRGRYDLAYEFLTTRDCKEVMCEVKAYLLGILAMRKGEKDEAVRQFKSAEQWSPRSLWGRLSLAMHLNLDGDLAGSLTILEQIRTTVTSGDSCFYLAHHYTTLNQPEIVLDLLEKAIDRGYCNVEGYEHDPAFTDLHAHPRFTALVSRARDLQSQFMSCMNELQRKEVTR; this comes from the coding sequence TTGGAAAGCAGCACCCTCCCAACCCAGCACCAGTTGAACCAGTCCAGCACCGGCATTCGCACCACGGATTTAATTGGGCAGATGTTGGGAGACAAATACCGGATCCATCGGCTTCTCGGGCAGGGAGGGGCTGGGGCTGTCTATCACGCCACCCAACTTGACCTGGACCGTCCGGTGGCCATCAAGGTGTTACGGCCAGATGTTGTGTGTGATGTGGTGGCGATTGAGCGATTTCGCCGTGAAGCACGGGCGGCGGCCAAACTCCATCATCCCAACGTGGTTGCGGTCTATGATTTCGGCATGCTTCCGGAAATCTGTGCCTTTATCGCCATGGAATACCTGATCGGTCGTACCCTGCGGGAAGAAATTCGGAGATTTCCGACCGGGCTTCCGGTGGAAAAAGCGATTGGTATCTTTGATCAGATTTGTTTTGGTGTTCAGGCTGCCCACGATTTGAGCATCATTCATCGGGATTTGAAACCACAAAACATTTTTCTCGAAGAATTTACCAACGGACAGGTTTTGGCCAAGGTGCTTGATTTCGGGATTGCCAAAATGCTGGAAAGTTCAAATGAGGAACAGCTGATTGATCTGACGGGATCAATGCTGCTGGGGACGCCACATTATTGCTCGCCTGAACAATGTCTGGGTGAACCGCTCGATCACCGGTCAGATCTTTACAGCCTGGGGATTATGCTGTTTCAAATGCTGACGGGTCACCTTCCATTTGATGGAAACAGTTCAGGCGCTATCTTGATCCAGCATGTCAACGGACATCCCAAAACGCTGCGTGAATTCCGCCCATCGCTTCCACTGGCCCTGGAACGAGTTGTGTTGCGGGCATTGGAAAAAAATCGGAGTGACCGGCCAGCCTCAGCCCGTGATTTCGCGATCATGGTCAAATCGGCATTACAGGATGAATCCAGGTTTTTAACCACATCCATCAATTTAAAAGCTGAGACGACTGAAAAAACCGAAACCGTTCCACTTCCTGTCCGAATCCCCGAGGTTGACCCTCCAACTCTGGTTCAATCAACCATCGTCTGTCAGTCGGATGCAACTCCAATTTCTTCGGGTGAATTGCGTGAAAAGCTCAACCTGTCCTCACCCTCAAACCCAAGGCTCAATTCCACCTTTCCGATTGATATTGGCTTTGCCAAACGCCGGCTGGCGGTTCTGCCACTCCGCAATTTGGCCCGGATGGCCGATATTGAGTTCTTAAGTTTTTCACTGGCTGATGCGGTGATTTCACAACTGGCCTATGTCAAATCCTTGATTGTACGGCCTTCGAGCGCCATTGAACGCTTTCGCGATCAGGTGGAAGTCGAACAAGTCGCCCGAGCCCTGGATGTGGATACCGTTTTGACCGGAAACTTCTTAAAGGCTGGCGACACCTTTCGCGTCAGCGTGCAACTGGTTGATATTCCACTCAACGAGATTATCTGGCGGGAACAGTTTGATTTGCCGTTTGGCGATATTCTGGTTTTGCAGGATCGAATCGCTGAAAAAATCGTCGAAGGACTGAAACTGACGATTTCTTCGGCTGAGTTGGAACTTATCCACCGGGATGTGGCCAGGAATGCGGTGGCGTACGAGTTATTTTTGAAAGCCAAAAACTATAGCCACGATATGCATCAGAATCAGACTGCACTCGACCTGCTGAAGAGTTCGCTTGAAGCCGATCCGAATTATGCCCCGGCCTGGGCCGAACTGGCGATGCGCCACCTTCACATTGCATTGAAGGGATTAGGCGGGATTTCGCACGTGGTCGAAGCCCGAAAAGCGGCCAATCGGGCGCTTGAAATCAACCCCGACCTCCCCGAGGCGCTTTCTGCTTTGATGGGGGTCAGCGCGGAAATGGGTGATGTCTCGGAAGCCGTCCGAATTTGCTACCGATTGTTGGAAATTGCCCCGAATAATGAATTGACTTATCTGGGGTTGGGGCATGCCTATGAGTATTCTGGTCTTCTGGACCAGGCATTGCGGGCTTATACCCGGTCCATGCAAATCAACCCCAAATTAAGTGCTCCCTACACCCAGATTGCCGCCGTTTTGAGCCAGCGTGGACGATATGATCTGGCCTATGAATTTCTGACCACCCGTGATTGCAAGGAAGTCATGTGTGAGGTCAAAGCCTATTTACTTGGAATCCTGGCGATGCGCAAGGGGGAAAAGGATGAAGCCGTGCGCCAGTTTAAATCGGCTGAACAATGGAGTCCTCGCAGCCTCTGGGGGCGACTCAGTCTGGCCATGCACCTCAACCTGGATGGTGATCTTGCCGGCAGTCTTACCATTTTGGAGCAAATCCGGACCACGGTGACGAGTGGTGATAGTTGCTTCTACCTGGCACATCATTACACCACGCTCAACCAGCCTGAGATTGTGCTTGATTTGCTTGAGAAAGCGATTGATCGTGGATACTGCAATGTCGAAGGGTATGAACACGATCCAGCATTTACCGACCTTCATGCCCATCCACGGTTTACCGCATTGGTGAGCCGGGCCCGTGACCTCCAAAGCCAGTTTATGTCTTGTATGAATGAGCTTCAACGCAAAGAGGTGACCAGGTGA
- a CDS encoding amidohydrolase — MWLWPVHFMRLISFFLVVLFIGTQTLLGTEKPADTVFLNGNVYTVSDAHPRAEAMAIRNGKLMFVGSTKEARRHIGKATKVVDLQGKTVVPGFTDAHCHLAGIGQRELQLNLEGTTSLDDLLTKIKQRVDQAKPGEWIIGRGWIETFWTPPVFPTCLDLDRVSPKNPVFLQRADGHGAVVNSLVLKMAGISKETPNPAGGEIMRDPKTGEANGMLLDKANFLVVPYLPHPTAEDSTKALLLGIERSLSLGWCQIQIAGNSRAEIDLLNRLYQDGKVKLRIYNAIAGPGPEAEELIKAGPKIGEYGNRFTLRGIKLVLDGALGSKGAALLEPYADYNTTGLLILEEKDVMPLLKEALRQGIQIETHAIGDRANRTILDWYEKAFQAVPPKERKIRDPRWRVEHAQILNLADLPRFQKLGVIPSMQPSHAIGDLHFAPSRIGIKRLAGAYAWKSLLKTGVVIAGGSDAPVERGEPMIEFYAAVARKDQKGFSGEGWHPEEAVTREEALKMLTLWPAYAAFEEKLKGSLEPGKLADFVVLSADIMKIPDPEILKTQCLMTVVGGEVVFENKAK, encoded by the coding sequence ATGTGGTTGTGGCCAGTTCATTTTATGAGGCTTATTTCCTTTTTTTTAGTTGTTCTTTTCATTGGAACCCAAACCCTTCTGGGGACGGAAAAACCTGCGGACACCGTATTTCTCAACGGGAATGTTTATACCGTGTCTGATGCTCATCCACGGGCAGAGGCGATGGCCATTCGAAATGGCAAACTGATGTTTGTTGGTTCAACCAAAGAAGCGCGACGCCATATCGGGAAAGCGACCAAAGTGGTTGATTTGCAAGGGAAAACCGTGGTGCCAGGATTCACGGATGCCCACTGTCACCTGGCTGGAATTGGGCAACGTGAATTGCAGCTCAATCTTGAGGGAACAACCAGTCTCGACGACTTGCTTACCAAAATCAAGCAGCGGGTGGATCAAGCCAAACCTGGAGAATGGATCATCGGGCGCGGGTGGATCGAAACCTTTTGGACGCCGCCAGTTTTTCCGACCTGCCTGGATTTGGACCGGGTTTCACCCAAAAACCCGGTGTTTTTGCAGCGTGCCGACGGACACGGAGCTGTCGTCAACAGCCTGGTTTTAAAAATGGCGGGCATTTCCAAAGAAACTCCAAACCCGGCTGGCGGCGAAATAATGCGCGATCCGAAAACTGGCGAAGCCAACGGGATGTTGCTTGATAAAGCGAATTTTCTGGTCGTGCCCTACTTACCCCATCCGACAGCGGAAGATTCCACAAAAGCTCTGTTGCTTGGAATTGAACGAAGTCTGTCACTCGGATGGTGCCAAATCCAGATTGCCGGGAACTCGCGGGCTGAAATTGATTTGCTCAACAGGTTGTACCAGGACGGAAAGGTCAAACTTCGCATCTATAACGCCATTGCTGGACCTGGACCGGAAGCCGAAGAACTGATCAAAGCCGGGCCGAAAATTGGCGAATACGGCAATCGCTTCACCTTGCGGGGAATCAAGCTGGTACTTGATGGGGCGCTCGGATCAAAAGGAGCGGCGTTGCTTGAGCCCTATGCCGACTACAACACGACTGGACTCTTAATTTTAGAAGAAAAAGACGTGATGCCGCTGTTGAAAGAAGCACTTCGACAAGGCATCCAGATCGAAACGCATGCCATTGGTGACCGGGCCAATCGAACCATCCTGGACTGGTATGAAAAAGCGTTTCAGGCCGTGCCACCGAAGGAACGAAAAATCCGTGACCCCCGGTGGCGGGTCGAACATGCGCAAATTCTCAATCTGGCTGATCTTCCACGGTTTCAAAAGCTCGGTGTCATTCCATCAATGCAACCGTCCCACGCCATCGGAGACCTTCATTTTGCGCCAAGCCGAATTGGAATCAAGCGACTGGCGGGCGCCTATGCCTGGAAAAGCTTGCTCAAAACGGGTGTTGTGATTGCCGGAGGTTCCGACGCGCCGGTTGAACGAGGCGAACCGATGATTGAATTTTATGCCGCCGTCGCCCGAAAAGACCAAAAAGGATTTTCAGGTGAGGGCTGGCATCCGGAGGAAGCCGTCACTCGCGAAGAAGCCCTCAAAATGTTGACCCTTTGGCCGGCCTATGCCGCCTTTGAAGAAAAACTCAAAGGCTCGCTTGAACCAGGGAAACTCGCTGATTTTGTGGTGCTTTCCGCCGACATTATGAAAATCCCGGACCCTGAAATCCTCAAAACACAGTGCCTGATGACGGTGGTGGGTGGTGAAGTGGTATTTGAGAACAAAGCCAAATAG